The DNA sequence GCGGGTTGATTTCAGGTTAGCGGTTTGACTTATTATTGACCCGTTATTAATCGTGTATTAACTGGTTAACCTATTTTGACATGAACCTATTTATATCAAATCCAAACTCATTAATTTCGTATTACATTTTGCCACCCCTAACATCCATTGGACTTTAATGATTTCAATTGCTTCCCCTACAATGTTTATAGTAATCACGATTTTTATCcgctataaattaatataatttaataaattataagattccattttttttaaaaaaaaatagatatttggTTCCATTGTCATCATAGAAAGGtgattaattatgttttttgaaGTAATGACTTGACAAAATTTAGTGGGAGAAGATGGGCTATGTTGGGATTAGTCATTGGAAAGCCCGGCAGGATATCTGGATATGGACATGTGCTGGGTCCCCCGATTGCATAAACACAAGCCCAATCCATCATCCCATAATAAGATTCTTATCCGTAAAACATATGGTTTCTAGTTATTATATTATTGcttttaaaagattaaatagagacccaaaaacaaaaaaatagtttatattttacataaaataaaaactcatcaTTTAAAGTGAATCAGAGTATCCTTATCCTAGTTGGAGTCAGTCTTATCCAAGCTAATTTCCATGACTTAAAAAAGCAAGTACGTGACAATCTCCACTTAGGGTTAAACATGACATTATAATACTATATCTAATGCGATGAGACATACGTACGTGGATTAGTCCATCTTtttacgatatatatatatatatatatatatatatatatatatatatatatacacgaaatTTACGCattctaaaattttaagattgaaTTTAACATGATatgttgaaagaaaaagagaaccaGGCAAAGTCTATCTAGTAGTACGAGGAAGAAAAACTTACTTTTGGCCACCATGCATTTCGATATTGTCATTCTCAAAACAAAGACGTACGTTATAATAGCtatatattcttttgtttttgtaatgtttTTGGGCCCGCGGGGGTAACTTATAAAAACTTtgcattattttgatatttttgtcttcttttttagCGTATCAccggcctagctagctagctagctagctatgagCTGACAAAGGGATAGATAGCTAGGGGCATGACCATCTCATATTAGTGATCTTCAAGTCAATTATATATGGTCGTGTACGTACGTGCAggccgatatatatatataatcatgtttaTCATGTAAATATTAATGTCACAGAAAGAGTCGTACGTAATTGGATTTGCATCATTTTGAGGCCGCGTAGTACTCATgaggtatatatattatgtatgttGTTGcatgcgtgcgtgcgtgcgtgcctGAGTACGCAGTCATGaatactggaaaaaaaaaaaaaaggttcgtGAAAGCTGTACTGTTTAGGAGCCGAGCGAGCCAAGCATGCATGAAAACAAACcaattataaaatgcatgaacaACATTGACAAGATCATTCATTAACTCATGAAGAAGAACACAAAATCCCAATGTATTTCTCTCTCAagctatataatattaatatagccAGACCTTATATAAAAACGACAAgtgtgaaacttttttttttctctctctaatatatatgtaatctagagaagaagaaaaaaaaaacaagagagacAAAAAGGAGAGATCAGCTAGTgcagaaaagagaaagaaaattatttttttgctttttttttttttttaaagatgaaaagaataGAACAtagagatagagaaagagaaagttAAACGACATGACCTCAAACAAGTGCAGTACTTTAAATACCTCTCCCCACCCACTACCATTCTCAAAATCTTAGGCGTGCGAGCTTAAGTGGGGTGCCTTATCATGATGATCCCTGTATCCCACCAACCTTTTTGTGCTACTTACCACATCAGCATTCAGCCCCTCCTCATCTCTTCTTATAACATTTTCTTTCCCCCCTCCACCACcacttttttatctttctacACAAGTCAACCCAACATTCATCATCCCCATTGCCCAATCACATTCATCcacatcatcatgatcatgatccaTCACCCCATCATGACCCGCGCCAGCCTCTACAATTTACAACTATTTCTAACTCGGACCTAACTCTCTTTTCTGACCCCCCGTATCTaccgccaccaccaccagcaCAACCACAACCAACCACCACTAGTGCCAAATCTTCCAAGCTTACTTCCGGCGAGTCGTAAACGTTTGAAACACCACACTCCCGGCCGCAGGGAACTCATCCATTGTGCAACTCCGGCATTTCAATCCAAGGGGCTCGAGTGCGGTTGCCACCTTTGTCCACACCTCATGGCTTGTGCATGTAGTCGATACTGACATGGTTGCCGGCCGGAATACTTGCACCACCTTCTTCAAAACTCTGACAACATCGTCATGATCATCGTAAATGGACCCGACGCACTCGAAGCTGGCGTAGCTGTAACCATCCTCTGGGGTTACGTGAATGGTGGAGTAGCGGTCACCATCAATAACACCGTTCATGGAGTAGCCGCATGGATCAAATGCAAAATCACAAATAAGAGCACCGGGGTTAATGTCTCCAATACCCGTCAGCTGGGTCATCTCTTTCCCGGCCGTGTCGCCGGTCTTATCATCCCCGGGACGCTTAAAGAATTTGCGAGAGAGGACGCGGTCGAGCTCGGTCATACAGATTTCGAGTGTGTATAACACGTCGGGAACATGCGGGCTGATCACCATGCGAGCCTCATCACTAGCAGTGAAAACGTGCCAAGAATGGGAGCTGACTTTGGAAGGCATAACCGAGGCTTTTCTATAGCAAAGATTGCTAGGGAGGCTCTCTTCCAGATATATAACTTCTTCCTTGAAGCTGGTGTGGGGAAAGGGCTGTGCCATGGGAAAGATAAAACTACCCCTAGTGTAGCGGCAGGAGCAAAGAGTGAGGCCAAGGTGGCGAGCTTTGTGAAGCAATGGACGGATGGATTTGAGGAGCTGGGTGGTCCCACAGGTCTTGATGATGATCTTTGTGGGGTAGACGAAGAGGCTGGACTCTGATAACACATAGGCATCGAAGTAGGGGTTACCCACAGCCGAGACCACGGTGCATTGCACAGCATGCAGGACTTGTTCTAGTGACTCAAACTCGAGCTGCCTAAGACCCATGTCCGTCAGTATTGCAGGGTCATCCCCAAAGAACTGGAGCTCTAGGCGCTTTTCAAAGCCTTCAAAACCAGAGACGGCCATTAAGTTAATGGGATGAAAAGCAAAAAGATCGATATTGAGAGAGGTAGGAGGTAGAGGACAAACTAGATAGATgtgcaaaaagaaagagagagagacagatgTAGTAAGTGTGTGGAACTACaggtgagagagagaagtgggGGTGCATGAAATTTATAggtgggtgagagagagagagagtggagtgTTGAAGTGATCagggaaggaaggaaggaaggaaggaaggaagggttttgttttgttttgggcATGCGGGCTATGCAACCAAGAGTAATTATTGCAGCCATAATGACGTATATAATATGATGATATGTGTTTCGAATTTTTTTGTGCCAAATCTTTCAGCAGACAGGAACAGAGAAACGGAATTTAAGCCCACGCgcaatcttgttttttttttttttttttttgtcactaaGCTCTGTCCAAAATCACTAGTTTCTTCCCAAGCCATATCATTTTCCCATAGAGTAGATAGAGACGCGCGCTGCTAAATAAACACAATTTCATGGGGTTATAGTACATCATTTTCAAAGAACTTTGTGTTAACTCCCTGTTGGTTTGCAAATTTATAAGAGAATTACAAAGTATATaagcatatattaattatgctTTATAAACGACTtgcaaataacatatattaatacttttattcCGAGTCTTATTTCTTGGggataattttcatttaattacaataaatatattagaaagaaaattattaaatactTCCATTATCTGACCAACccaaatactaaaaaataaaaaattactaagTGTCATCttgatttgataaaaaaatactatgtaACGTCGTGATGAAAAGTCCGAATCatataacttatattttaaaaagactagtcaatacAGATATAATTGAAGTCCcaatgaaatattataaaaaattttcattttcattttcaaataatataaaatatatgatctcACAGACCATTTACCTTTATCAATGAGATATCACACCTGACATAAACAGTTCTTTTTCCCTAATGCATATAtagtaaatagaaaaatatttgcatcagccccatatcagcacacactcaacctattgagtgtaaaaaaaaaaaaaaaaaaaataatgtgaagtgtgtgctggtgtggggctgatgcatagcatttcccataGTAAATAGTTTCAAGAACAACATCAATATAAacttcttatcaaatatatatatcattaggGTGATTTTTCCGGTCAATGGAATATCTGTTAGCAGTACAGGTACATGAAAACGACAAGCATTAGTACTGTGATGGGACAAGATGATAACCTTTGCTCGAGATtaaacaacaaatatcaatctAGCTACAGGTCCATTTtaacaaaagaaggaaaatatgtTGGTGGTCAAAGCATAGCTCGAGCTAGGATGATCTGCATTAATTATCAAACTCATTTATCTGCATGATAGTTACGATGAATCACAAACATAATTATAGACTAGAACTAGATTTACGTTCTCATGCTGCATGATAACAATTATTAGCTTTGCTACTGATCAGGTTAATTCGATCGCCGCTTATGCGTGTTCTC is a window from the Juglans regia cultivar Chandler chromosome 7, Walnut 2.0, whole genome shotgun sequence genome containing:
- the LOC108994983 gene encoding S-adenosylmethionine decarboxylase proenzyme 4, whose protein sequence is MAVSGFEGFEKRLELQFFGDDPAILTDMGLRQLEFESLEQVLHAVQCTVVSAVGNPYFDAYVLSESSLFVYPTKIIIKTCGTTQLLKSIRPLLHKARHLGLTLCSCRYTRGSFIFPMAQPFPHTSFKEEVIYLEESLPSNLCYRKASVMPSKVSSHSWHVFTASDEARMVISPHVPDVLYTLEICMTELDRVLSRKFFKRPGDDKTGDTAGKEMTQLTGIGDINPGALICDFAFDPCGYSMNGVIDGDRYSTIHVTPEDGYSYASFECVGSIYDDHDDVVRVLKKVVQVFRPATMSVSTTCTSHEVWTKVATALEPLGLKCRSCTMDEFPAAGSVVFQTFTTRRK